From one Flavobacterium kingsejongi genomic stretch:
- the thiE gene encoding thiamine phosphate synthase produces MYHKLQYISQGQTAKEQLENIQRVLDSGCLWIQLRIKEGGPKEIQQLAEKVKHYCSEYNATYIINDNTMLAKDIDADGVHLGLDDMPVSEARKLLGDKIIGGTANTANDLQKRITESCDYIGLGPLRYTTTKKKLSPLLGLEGYNTLLQNNHATSVPVYAIGGIQPNDIDQLLQYGVHGICVSGLLTHQNNLQQLITTLNTKLYAIT; encoded by the coding sequence ATGTATCATAAACTACAGTATATTTCACAAGGTCAAACGGCCAAAGAACAACTGGAAAATATTCAAAGAGTACTTGATAGTGGCTGTCTGTGGATACAACTCCGTATCAAAGAAGGTGGTCCTAAAGAAATACAACAACTTGCTGAAAAGGTGAAGCACTATTGCTCCGAGTACAACGCAACATATATTATCAATGACAATACAATGCTGGCAAAAGACATTGATGCCGATGGTGTTCATCTGGGATTAGACGATATGCCTGTTTCGGAAGCCCGAAAATTATTAGGCGACAAAATTATTGGTGGGACAGCGAACACGGCGAATGATTTGCAAAAACGCATTACAGAGAGCTGTGACTATATAGGCCTTGGCCCTTTACGCTATACTACAACCAAAAAAAAACTAAGCCCCCTACTCGGATTGGAAGGTTACAACACGTTACTACAAAACAATCATGCTACTTCAGTTCCGGTATATGCTATCGGCGGAATACAACCCAATGATATTGATCAATTGTTACAGTATGGTGTACACGGAATTTGTGTGTCAGGCCTATTGACTCACCAAAACAATTTACAGCAGCTTATTACAACCCTTAATACAAAATTATATGCCATTACTTAA
- a CDS encoding thiazole synthase: MPLLKIADRTFESRLFLGTGKFGSPELMEQTILASASELVTVALRRIDPEAPSDALLNRLNHPGIHLLPNTSGARNAKEAILAAQLAREAMETNWLKLEIHPDPKYLMPDPIETLKATEALAKLGFIILPYIHADPVLCKHLEAAGTAAVMPLGAPIGTNKGLKTIDFLEIIIEQSHVPVIVDAGIGAPSDACKAMEIGADAVLVNTAIAVARNPVLMATAFKEAIMSGRKAYEAGLAGTINIAAPSSPLTSFLYE, translated from the coding sequence ATGCCATTACTTAAAATCGCCGACCGTACTTTTGAATCCCGATTGTTTCTGGGAACTGGAAAATTTGGATCACCTGAGCTCATGGAACAAACCATCTTGGCTTCCGCCAGTGAATTGGTTACTGTTGCGCTACGAAGGATTGATCCTGAAGCCCCAAGTGATGCACTACTGAACCGCCTGAACCATCCGGGAATCCATTTGTTGCCCAACACTTCCGGAGCACGGAATGCCAAAGAAGCGATATTAGCGGCACAATTGGCACGGGAAGCAATGGAAACCAACTGGCTAAAATTAGAAATCCATCCCGATCCAAAATACCTGATGCCTGATCCTATAGAAACACTAAAAGCTACAGAAGCCTTAGCCAAATTAGGGTTTATCATACTGCCCTATATCCATGCCGATCCGGTTCTTTGCAAACATCTTGAAGCCGCAGGAACGGCAGCAGTTATGCCGTTAGGAGCCCCCATAGGAACCAATAAAGGTTTAAAAACTATTGATTTTTTAGAAATCATAATCGAACAAAGCCATGTACCAGTAATTGTGGATGCCGGAATCGGAGCTCCTTCGGATGCCTGTAAGGCAATGGAAATCGGAGCCGATGCTGTATTAGTAAATACAGCTATCGCAGTAGCCCGAAATCCAGTACTGATGGCTACTGCATTTAAAGAAGCCATAATGTCAGGAAGAAAAGCCTATGAAGCCGGACTTGCAGGAACTATAAACATTGCTGCTCCGTCCAGTCCATTGACTTCTTTCCTTTATGAATAG
- the thiH gene encoding 2-iminoacetate synthase ThiH: MNTFKTIFEKYDWQTIQDRIYSVTEQDVLQSLAKEKRSIDDFLVLIAPAALPHLERMAQLSHVLTQKRFGKTIQLYAPLYLSNECQNICTYCGFSLDNKIRRKTLNEHEIQQETKALKAAGFDYVLLVTGEANATVHIDYFLKAIAEIRKDFTTIAVEVQPLATEEYKQLHEAGVHTVLVYQETYHQEVYKEYHPKGKKSNFDFRLATPDRVATAGIHKIGLGVLLGLEDWRTDSFFNALHLEYLQKTYWQSKYSVSFPRLRPAEGIIEPNFIMDDKDLTQLICAYRLWNEDLELSISTRENNRFRDNIIPLGITSMSAGSKTNPGGYVVDPQSLEQFEISDERSASEIASIITKKGYEPVWKDWHTAYNTF, from the coding sequence ATGAACACTTTTAAAACCATTTTCGAAAAATACGACTGGCAAACCATACAGGATCGTATTTATAGTGTCACCGAACAGGACGTACTACAATCCCTTGCGAAAGAGAAGCGGTCAATTGATGATTTTCTGGTCCTGATTGCTCCCGCAGCATTACCGCATTTAGAACGTATGGCCCAACTCAGCCATGTCCTAACCCAAAAGCGATTTGGGAAAACGATACAATTGTATGCACCGCTTTACCTCAGTAATGAATGCCAAAACATTTGTACCTATTGTGGTTTTAGCCTCGATAATAAAATCAGGCGTAAGACACTGAATGAACACGAAATACAACAGGAGACAAAAGCATTAAAAGCAGCTGGATTTGATTATGTGCTATTGGTCACCGGCGAGGCTAACGCGACTGTTCATATTGATTATTTCCTGAAAGCGATTGCAGAGATCCGAAAAGATTTTACAACTATCGCTGTAGAAGTACAGCCATTGGCTACCGAAGAATACAAACAATTGCATGAAGCGGGCGTACATACCGTTTTAGTCTATCAGGAAACTTACCATCAGGAAGTGTACAAAGAATACCATCCGAAGGGGAAAAAATCCAATTTTGATTTTCGTTTAGCCACCCCAGATCGTGTGGCAACAGCAGGCATTCATAAAATAGGATTGGGTGTATTATTGGGACTGGAAGACTGGAGAACGGATAGTTTTTTCAATGCCTTACATTTAGAATACCTTCAAAAAACCTATTGGCAAAGTAAGTATTCCGTTTCTTTTCCAAGATTACGTCCTGCTGAGGGGATCATCGAGCCTAATTTCATCATGGACGACAAAGACCTCACCCAGTTAATTTGCGCATACCGTCTTTGGAATGAAGACTTGGAACTTTCCATTTCCACCCGGGAAAACAACCGATTCCGGGATAATATTATTCCGCTTGGCATTACCAGCATGAGTGCCGGATCCAAAACAAATCCAGGAGGCTATGTTGTTGATCCACAATCTCTGGAACAGTTTGAAATCAGTGATGAGCGCTCCGCCTCTGAAATTGCTTCAATTATTACAAAAAAAGGATATGAGCCGGTATGGAAAGACTGGCATACCGCCTATAATACCTTTTAA
- a CDS encoding HesA/MoeB/ThiF family protein: protein MVSLTDFLRYNRQIMLPEIGESGQEKINTARVLVIGAGGLGCPVLQYLAAAGVGTLGIIDFDQVELHNLHRQILYTDEHIGMPKATTAGMILEKLNPNLKYIVHTEKLQLSNAEMILSNFNFIIDGSDNFDTRYLVNDTCTRLKKPLIYGSILNYEGQMAVFVHNGGKNLRHLFPEPPNAADVPNCNLNGVMGTLPGIIGSMMAHETLKIITGLPTLHNELILLNTLYWSWTKLSF, encoded by the coding sequence ATGGTTTCCCTTACTGATTTTCTACGCTATAACCGTCAAATTATGCTTCCTGAGATTGGAGAATCCGGGCAGGAAAAAATAAATACTGCGCGAGTACTCGTTATTGGCGCTGGCGGCCTCGGCTGTCCTGTACTGCAATACCTTGCCGCTGCCGGTGTAGGTACATTAGGTATTATTGATTTCGATCAGGTTGAACTACACAACCTGCACCGGCAAATTTTATATACTGACGAACATATCGGAATGCCAAAAGCTACAACGGCAGGAATGATATTGGAAAAATTAAATCCGAATCTCAAATATATCGTTCATACTGAAAAACTACAACTTTCCAATGCTGAAATGATACTAAGCAATTTTAATTTTATAATTGACGGCAGTGATAATTTTGACACCCGCTACCTGGTAAATGATACCTGCACCCGATTGAAAAAACCTTTGATCTATGGCAGTATTTTAAACTATGAAGGGCAAATGGCGGTATTTGTACATAATGGCGGGAAAAACTTACGCCATCTGTTTCCAGAACCTCCAAATGCAGCAGATGTTCCTAATTGTAACCTGAATGGGGTAATGGGCACTTTACCGGGAATTATTGGGAGCATGATGGCCCATGAAACACTAAAAATAATCACGGGCTTACCCACACTTCACAATGAATTAATCCTCTTAAACACATTATACTGGTCGTGGACTAAACTATCTTTTTAA
- the aat gene encoding leucyl/phenylalanyl-tRNA--protein transferase, whose amino-acid sequence MYYLLKDLFFPPVTEADESGILAIGGDLTSERLKLAYRSGIFPWFEDDEPIMWWAPDPRMVLFPNELIVSKSMRNILNRNTFRVTFNQNFREVIANCKQITRDGQRGTWITNDMVEAYCRLHEEGIAQSVEVWQDDKIVGGLYGIDMGHVFCGESMFSKVSNASKVAFIALVDHLKKNKYQLLDCQVYNDHLASLGAREIDRTDFMALLKKIV is encoded by the coding sequence ATGTACTATTTATTAAAAGATTTATTTTTTCCGCCCGTTACAGAAGCCGATGAAAGTGGGATTCTGGCAATCGGTGGTGATTTAACTTCCGAACGGCTCAAGCTGGCTTATCGGAGTGGGATATTTCCATGGTTTGAAGATGACGAGCCCATTATGTGGTGGGCGCCAGACCCCAGGATGGTTTTGTTTCCCAATGAACTGATCGTGTCGAAGAGCATGCGGAATATATTGAACCGTAATACCTTTCGGGTGACATTTAATCAGAACTTCCGGGAAGTGATAGCCAATTGTAAACAAATTACCAGGGACGGGCAGCGGGGAACCTGGATTACCAATGATATGGTAGAGGCTTACTGCAGGCTTCATGAAGAAGGGATCGCCCAATCGGTTGAAGTATGGCAGGATGATAAAATAGTAGGTGGTTTGTACGGAATCGATATGGGACATGTTTTTTGTGGAGAAAGTATGTTTTCCAAAGTTTCCAATGCTTCCAAAGTCGCTTTTATCGCTTTGGTAGACCATCTCAAAAAGAATAAATACCAATTGCTGGATTGCCAGGTTTATAACGATCATTTAGCAAGCCTGGGTGCACGGGAGATTGACAGAACGGATTTTATGGCACTTCTTAAAAAGATAGTTTAG
- a CDS encoding DUF3127 domain-containing protein — MEVTGKIKVINAEQQVSASFKKRELVVTTEEQYPQHIMIEFTQDKCDLLNNYQSGEPVKVSINLRGREWVNPQGETKYFNSIQGWRIEKVQADAPSSNNMPPVPPAQAFEPSNNFKEEDHDDLPF; from the coding sequence ATGGAAGTTACAGGGAAAATTAAAGTTATTAATGCGGAACAGCAGGTGAGTGCCTCTTTTAAGAAAAGAGAATTAGTAGTAACTACTGAAGAACAATATCCACAGCATATTATGATTGAATTTACTCAGGACAAATGTGATTTGCTGAATAATTATCAGTCAGGAGAACCTGTAAAAGTTTCTATTAACTTAAGAGGTCGCGAATGGGTGAACCCACAAGGTGAAACCAAATATTTCAACAGTATCCAGGGATGGAGAATAGAGAAAGTACAGGCAGATGCACCATCTTCAAACAACATGCCTCCAGTGCCACCAGCACAGGCATTTGAGCCAAGCAATAATTTCAAGGAAGAAGATCACGATGATTTACCTTTCTAA
- a CDS encoding flavin reductase family protein: protein MISIEPKEIAVAKLHGYLLGAIGPRPIAFASTVDADGNPNLSPFSFFNVFSANPPILIFSPARRVRDNTVKHTLLNVEATREVVINIVNFDIVQQASLSSTEYPDGVNEFIKSGLTALPSDLVRPFRVAESPVQFECKVNEIIKLGTEGGAGNLIICEVVKLHIDEKILDENGAIDQHKIDLVSRMGGNWYSRANKGLFEVPKPLTTLGIGVDAIPEFIKKSPYFDGNDLGILGNIEALPSKEEIDIFVKENFSVKGALSSDDQETVHRKAKAYIDKEEVLSAWKVLLAFQ from the coding sequence ATGATTAGCATTGAGCCTAAAGAAATTGCTGTTGCCAAACTTCACGGTTACCTGTTGGGTGCCATTGGGCCAAGGCCTATTGCATTTGCGAGTACCGTTGATGCAGACGGAAATCCGAATTTATCGCCTTTCAGTTTTTTCAATGTATTCAGTGCCAATCCTCCTATATTGATTTTTTCCCCGGCACGCAGGGTGAGGGATAACACGGTAAAACACACATTGCTCAATGTCGAAGCCACACGGGAAGTCGTGATTAATATTGTGAATTTTGATATCGTGCAGCAGGCTTCACTATCCAGTACGGAATATCCGGACGGAGTGAATGAGTTCATAAAATCAGGATTGACAGCTTTACCATCGGATTTGGTACGTCCTTTCCGGGTCGCTGAAAGTCCGGTACAATTTGAATGTAAGGTAAATGAAATTATAAAGTTGGGAACCGAAGGCGGTGCCGGAAACCTTATTATTTGTGAAGTCGTAAAATTACATATCGACGAAAAGATATTAGATGAAAATGGCGCTATCGATCAGCACAAGATTGACCTCGTATCGCGAATGGGTGGGAATTGGTATTCCAGAGCCAACAAAGGGCTGTTTGAAGTGCCAAAACCATTGACTACTTTGGGGATCGGTGTTGATGCCATTCCGGAATTTATTAAAAAAAGCCCTTACTTTGATGGGAATGATCTGGGAATATTAGGTAATATAGAGGCATTGCCTTCTAAAGAAGAAATTGATATCTTTGTCAAAGAAAATTTCTCCGTCAAAGGCGCACTGAGTTCAGACGATCAGGAAACCGTTCATCGTAAAGCCAAAGCATATATTGATAAGGAGGAAGTTCTTTCCGCCTGGAAAGTATTGTTGGCTTTTCAATAA
- a CDS encoding sensor histidine kinase: MQFSEKKSGTRWFIIFSSFIIVTLILWNTYNFFQLFKDDERLKVELWATAQKTIMNANANTELDLPLQILSNSNSIPMILTTEKDSIIGMSNIDEHVQQDSIKIKSLLLQLKKENQPIIMEYVPGEFRHIYYGNSSLLNQLKYYPIALALIIFLFGLLVFIFYRASKMATQNKLWAGMAKETAHQIGTPLSSLIGWVEIMKADNVDETTVTEIEKDIARLQTITDRFSKVGSEPVLEKLDIIQETAVTFDYLKSRFSKQIEFSFTAPDYAIPILLNPALHSWTIENLVKNAIDAMKGRGKMSITIVDDPKFIKIKVQDSGKGIPKNQFKSIFEPGFTTKKRGWGLGLSLTKRIVEEYHKGKIKVLHSEIGNGTCMQISYKK; encoded by the coding sequence ATGCAATTTTCAGAAAAAAAGAGCGGAACCCGATGGTTTATCATCTTTTCCTCCTTTATCATTGTTACCTTAATTTTATGGAATACCTATAACTTTTTCCAGCTTTTTAAAGATGATGAGCGATTGAAGGTCGAATTATGGGCAACGGCACAAAAAACAATCATGAATGCCAATGCCAATACGGAACTCGATCTGCCACTGCAAATCCTGAGCAACAGCAATTCCATCCCGATGATCCTTACCACCGAAAAAGACAGCATCATTGGCATGAGTAATATTGATGAGCATGTCCAGCAGGATTCGATTAAAATAAAATCGCTACTCCTGCAGTTAAAAAAGGAAAACCAGCCTATTATTATGGAATACGTACCGGGGGAATTCCGGCACATCTACTATGGTAACTCCTCCCTGCTTAACCAGCTCAAATATTACCCTATTGCGCTTGCACTGATTATTTTCTTGTTCGGATTGTTGGTCTTTATTTTTTACAGAGCGAGTAAAATGGCTACTCAAAATAAATTATGGGCGGGTATGGCGAAAGAAACAGCACATCAGATTGGAACACCACTATCCTCACTCATAGGCTGGGTGGAAATCATGAAGGCTGATAATGTGGATGAAACCACTGTAACGGAGATTGAAAAAGACATTGCACGCCTGCAGACCATTACAGACCGATTTTCAAAAGTAGGTTCTGAACCTGTATTGGAAAAACTGGATATTATCCAGGAAACGGCTGTAACTTTTGATTACCTAAAATCCCGCTTTTCAAAACAAATTGAATTTTCCTTTACCGCACCGGACTATGCTATCCCAATACTCCTAAATCCCGCATTGCATAGCTGGACTATTGAAAACCTCGTCAAAAATGCAATTGACGCTATGAAAGGAAGGGGAAAAATGAGTATTACCATTGTAGATGACCCTAAATTTATAAAAATAAAGGTACAGGATTCCGGAAAGGGAATTCCTAAAAATCAGTTCAAGAGTATTTTTGAACCTGGATTCACAACGAAAAAAAGAGGTTGGGGATTGGGACTATCGCTGACCAAACGAATTGTGGAAGAATATCACAAGGGAAAAATAAAAGTACTCCATTCTGAAATTGGCAATGGCACCTGTATGCAGATCAGCTATAAAAAATGA
- a CDS encoding HIT family protein yields the protein MSSIFTKIINGEIPAYKITEDNHFIAFLDNNPNAKGHTLCVPKQEINKLFDMEEGHYLELMKFSRKVAKALEKTVACKRVGVAVVGLEVPHVHVHLIPLNEMDEMRFQHKVSMAKEEFEALALAIKANL from the coding sequence ATGAGTTCTATTTTTACAAAAATAATCAACGGGGAAATCCCAGCATACAAAATCACCGAAGACAATCATTTTATTGCTTTCCTGGATAATAATCCGAATGCGAAAGGCCATACACTTTGTGTACCAAAGCAGGAAATCAATAAACTTTTTGATATGGAAGAAGGCCACTATCTGGAACTGATGAAATTTTCACGTAAAGTGGCGAAAGCATTAGAGAAAACGGTAGCTTGTAAAAGAGTAGGTGTTGCAGTAGTGGGGCTTGAAGTGCCGCACGTACATGTTCACCTTATCCCTTTAAATGAAATGGACGAAATGCGTTTTCAGCATAAAGTCAGTATGGCAAAAGAAGAATTTGAAGCTTTAGCACTCGCAATAAAAGCTAATTTATAA
- the greA gene encoding transcription elongation factor GreA produces MSNVSYYTAEGLKKLREELDYLKSVMRPKASQDIAEARDKGDLSENAEYDAAKEAQGLLELKIAKLEEVHSNARLIDESQLDVSKVLVLSKVKIKNQANGMVLDYMLVAESEADLKSGKISVTSPIGKGLLGKTVGEVAEITIPNGTIKFEILEVSRD; encoded by the coding sequence ATGAGTAACGTATCTTATTATACCGCAGAAGGATTAAAAAAATTAAGAGAAGAACTGGATTACCTGAAAAGCGTTATGCGACCAAAGGCATCTCAGGATATTGCTGAGGCAAGAGACAAAGGAGATTTATCGGAGAACGCAGAGTATGATGCCGCCAAAGAAGCTCAGGGATTGCTGGAGTTGAAAATTGCCAAACTGGAAGAAGTACATTCCAATGCACGTTTGATTGACGAGTCGCAATTGGATGTATCTAAAGTATTAGTGCTTTCTAAAGTGAAAATTAAAAACCAGGCCAACGGAATGGTACTGGATTATATGTTGGTTGCAGAAAGTGAAGCCGATCTGAAAAGTGGCAAAATTTCGGTGACTTCCCCAATAGGAAAAGGACTTTTGGGAAAAACAGTAGGTGAAGTAGCTGAAATTACAATTCCTAATGGTACCATTAAGTTTGAAATACTGGAAGTCTCAAGAGACTAA
- a CDS encoding Rieske (2Fe-2S) protein — translation MKKIIFIMFAFLLFINCSKDENRRNNPFIPNYSFSIEINTTLPLYSNLQFPSNAVMVYQQGAGASNAVIVFNTGSGYIAFDASCPNQSLGSCPIMEINGIKAICTCSNIEYNLFNGLPINGGGEYSMKQYAVQVNGSILRIYN, via the coding sequence ATGAAAAAGATCATCTTCATAATGTTCGCCTTTTTACTTTTTATCAATTGTTCCAAAGATGAGAATCGCAGGAATAATCCGTTTATACCAAATTATTCGTTTTCTATCGAAATCAATACTACCCTTCCGCTATACAGCAACCTGCAATTTCCGAGCAATGCTGTTATGGTCTACCAACAGGGTGCGGGTGCCAGTAATGCTGTCATTGTGTTCAATACCGGTTCCGGTTATATTGCTTTCGATGCAAGCTGCCCTAATCAAAGTCTTGGATCCTGCCCTATTATGGAAATTAATGGTATCAAGGCAATTTGTACCTGTAGCAATATCGAATACAACCTTTTTAACGGACTTCCGATTAATGGTGGCGGGGAATATTCGATGAAACAATATGCCGTTCAGGTAAATGGAAGCATCTTGCGCATTTATAATTAA